GATCGCGGCCGACGCCACGACCGACCGCAAGAAGCTGGCGCGGCAGTTGGAGGCCGCGGTGCGCGGTCTCACCACGTCCACGCTGCTCGGCCGGACGCGCCCGCTGCACGCGGGGAAATAACCGCTTCAGGGCAAGTCGATCCAGCGCTCGAGGCTGTAATCGAAATAGCGCCTCACCCGCGCGCCGTCCCATTCATACTGCAGGTGACGCTCCTGCACCGGAATGCCGACGACATCCGGCCAGAACGCGGCAACGCATTCGAAGCCCGTGCGGCGGACGCTTGGATAGACAAAGCCGTCCGAGCCGGCATCGCGGCGCGCCACCGCGTAAGGCTGGCTCTTCGAATAGCTGACGCTGTCGAGCAGGCCGGCCTTGATGTCATCGTCAAGCGCGAAGATATCCTCGAACTCGTGGTCCAATGCGCCGACCAGCACGCGCATGTCCTCACGGCGCGCGGGGTCGCCCGAGTCGGCCGCAAAGATTCCGAAGTGATAGACCGTCTCGGCAATCGCCGTCTCCAGCGTGTCGGCGGCGTAATAAACGCCGAACGTGCCATCGGAGAAGCGTGAGCCGCGCTTGTTGATGTGCGTAAAGGCCGCCATCACCCAAGATGCATTGGCGCCCGACACGCGGCGCTCCGTCGGCACCAGGCTGATCTCGCCAGCCTCGTCGCGCAGCCGCGGATTGGTCATCTGCTCGAGCGCGATCAGCGCGTCCCAGACCTTGGGATCGTCGGACACGCGTTCGAACAGATCGATGGGCGGGAAACGCGACGCAATGATGCGCCACGCTTTCGGCCAGGTGACGCGACGCGACGGCATAGAGCGCCTGTCAGGACCAGGGCGATCTTGCTGCATCGATGTAGTCTCTGACGGCGGCGAGATCGGTGACGTCGCCCGCCGCCATCCGCGCCAAAGGCGTCTGGCCACCGAAGGCGCGGTTCGGCCGGTTAACCCAGGAGTCGGCGAGTTGCGGATCGGAGTAGACGATCTGCAGCGCTTTCCAGATGCCGGCGACGTAGCCGATGCGTCGCAACGTATCGTTCGGCAGGCGCGCGACCCTGCCCTTCTTCCAGTCGAAGAAGGTGCGTTCGGCGGGTGACCCGAGTACAGCCCGCATCACCTTATTGTCGGCATCCCAGCGGCTCATGATGCCGAAGAAGCCCTGCATGGCCAGATCGTGGGCCTCGACCGGCAGGAAGTCCGCTTTCTGCAATTTTGCATTCATTCGCTATAATCCGGCATAATTGCAGAATATAGTTTAAAGCCTTGAATTGCAAGGGAGTTCCCGCTGGGGTAGACATCCGGCCGCAGAGCGGGTGCCATGACCGCTTGAAATCGTTCGATAAATCAGAGAGTTAGTGAGGGGCGACAAAGCCGGCCTCGACCGGCTAGGATGCGCTTGCTCGAAAGAACCGGCATGAACAGACCGCGCAAAGTCCACGTCAAATCCTTCGGCTGCCAGATGAACGTCTACGATTCGCATCGTATGGCGGACACGCTCGCGCCTGAGGGCTACGTCGAGACGCAGCTGCCGGCCGAGGCCGATCTCATCATCCTCAACACCTGCCACATCCGCGAGAAGGCGGTCGACAAGGTCTATTCCGAGATCGGCCGCATGCGCGAACTCAAGGACCAGGCCGAGCTTGAAGGCCGGCGCATGCTGATCGCCGTCGCCGGCTGCGTCGCGCAGGCCGAAGGCGAGGAGATCGTGCGCCGTACCGACTCCGTCGATGTCGTGGTTGGTTCGCAGAACTATCACAAGTTGCCGGCGCTGATCGCCCGCGCGCTCGACGGCGAGAAGATCGTCGACACCGAATTTCCCGCTGAGGACAAGTTCGACGCGCTGGCGCAGCCGTCGCCGCAAGCGATCGCCAAACGCGGCATTTCCGCTTTCGTCACCGTGCAGGAAGGCTGCGATAAATTCTGCACTTTCTGCGTCGTGCCCTATACGCGCGGCGCCGAAATATCGCGGCCGGTTGCCAAGGTGCTGGCCGATATCGAGCGCCTCGCGGCCAATGGCGTGCGCGAAATCTCGCTGATCGGGCAGAATGTGAATGCCTATCACGGCGTCGATGCCAATGGCGATGCCGTGACGCTCGGCGCCTTGATGCGCCGCATCGCCCGCGTGCCGGGCATCGCGCGGCTGCGCTACATGACCAGCCATCCGCGCGACATGCTCTCGCCGGTTTGCGACGATCTCATCGCCGCGCATGGCGATTTGCCCGAATTGATGCCTTACGTGCATCTGCCGGTGCAGGCCGGTTCGGACCGCATCCTCGCGGCGATGAACCGCAAGCATACGCGCAAGGAATACATGACGGCGATCGAGCGTCTTCGGGCCGCGAGACCCGACATCGCCTTCACCTCGGATTTCATCGTCGGGTTCCCGGGCGAAACCGAAGCCGACTTCCGCGAGACCTTGTCGCTCGCCGAGGAAGTCAATTTCGCCATGGCCTACACCTTCAGCTACTCGCCGCGCCCCGGCACCCCGGCGGCGAAGCTCGACGATCAGGTGCCAAATGCCGAAAAACACGAGCGTTTGCTGCGCTTGCAGGCCGTGATCGACCGGCAATGGAAGGCCTTTAACGGCTCATTTGCAGGCAAAACCATGGAAATTCTTCTCGAAAAGCCCGGAAAACTCACTGGGCAACTGGTCGGCCGCTCCCCATATCTGCAATCGGTCCATGTGATGGCGCAGCCGTCGCTGATCGGCCAGATCGTGCCGGTTCGCATCACCGATATCGGGACCAACACCCTGTTCGGCGAACTCGCGGACACCACGCGCGCGCCGGCTTTGGCCAGTCTGGGAGCTTGAGAACAACTTTGCGCACACCGGATCCCGTGATCCCCGCCGCCGCCGTTTCCGACGAAACGGCCACGACGCAGGTCGTGCTCGCTTTCGAGGACAACAAGCTCGCTTCGGTGCTGTTCGGTCAGTACGGCCAGAACCTGGCGCTGGTCGAGCGCAAACTCGGCGTGAAAGCCGACTCGCGCGGCAATCATGTCACGCTCGAAGGATCGCGCGGCGGCGTCGAACAGGCGCGTCACGTACTAGAAGGGCTCTACGAGCAGATCAAGCGCGGCCACGATTTGTCTTCGGGTGATGTCGAAGGCGCCATCCGCCAGGCCATCGCGCAAGGCTCGCTGTTCGATTTCGATTCGAGCCAACCGCGCCAGGCCTTCGAGGAAATCAATTTGCGCAAGCGTCCGGTGCGCGCCCGCACCGCCGCGCAGGACGCCTATATGCGCGCGCTCAAGCGCCACTCGCTGGTGTTCGGCATCGGCCCGGCCGGCACCGGCAAGACGTGGCTCGCGGTCGCACAAGCGATCCAGATGTTCGAGCGCAAGGAAGTCGATCGCATCATCCTGTCGCGTCCGGCGGTCGAAGCCGGCGAACGTCTCGGCTTCCTGCCGGGCGACATGCGCGAGAAGGTCGATCCTTACCTGCGGCCGATCTACGACGCGCTGCATGACTTGATGGACCCGCGCATCGTCGAACGCGCGTTGGAGCAGGGCGACATAGAGATCGCGCCGCTCGCCTTCATGCGCGGCCGCACTTTGGCCAATGCCTGCGTCATTCTCGACGAGGCGCAGAACACGACATCGATGCAGATGAAGATGTTTCTGACTCGCTTGGGCGAGAACAGCCGCATGATCATCACCGGCGACCCGTCACAAGTCGACTTGCCGAACGGTCAGGTGTCGGGCCTTGCCGAAGCGACGCGCCTGCTGAAGGGCGTCGAGGGCATCGGCATGGTCGAGTTCGGCGCCGCCGACGTCATCCGTCACGAACTGGTCCAGCGTATCGTCGAGGCTTACGACCGCGCCGGCACCTCGCGCGAGACCCGGAAATGACACCCGTCACCGCCGATATCGTGGTCGAGTCCGACCTCTGGGGCGCCGAGCCTGAGGCCGAAGCGACTGTCGCAACCGCGATTTCGGCCGCCGCCGAGTTCTTGAAGAGCCTGCCCTCAACACGCGGCGGCGAAGTCAGTATTCTGCTGTCCGATGATTCGGAGGTCCGTGACATCAATCGGCAGTTTCGCGGTCTCGACAAGCCGACCAACGTGCTGTCGTTCCCGGCGGCCAACACACCGGCGACACAGGGCCATCTCGGCGATATCGTCATCGCCTACGAAACGCTGCGAAGGGAGTGCGAGGCTGAAGACCGCCTGTTTCTTCATCACCTCGCGCATCTGACCGTGCATGGTTTCCTCCACCTCATCGGCTACGATCACGAGACGGACGCGCAGGCGGACGAGATGGAAGCGCTCGAGAGCCGCATCATGATTTCGATGGACATGCCCGATCCCTGGCGGGATGCGCTCCCCGCCCGCGATCTTCAACATGGCGATGCGTAATGCCCGATAGCGACCCTACCAGTACCAACTTGCCGTTCGACGCGCGCAATCTGCCGGTGCCCGTGCCGGCCAAGCGCGACAGCGACGGCAACTGGTTCGTGCGCGTCTTCCGCTCGGTGTTCGGCTCGCGCGCCAGCACCATCCGCGCCGACCTGACCGATGTGCTCGATGCCATGACGCCCGGCGAATCCGGCTTCTCGCCGGAAGAAAGCCGGATGCTCAAGAATATCCTGGGCCTGCGCGAACGCCGCGTCGTCGACGTGATGGTGCCGCGTGCTGACATCATCGCTGTTCAGCAGGACATTCAGCTCGGCGATCTCCTGATGGTGTTCGAGAAGGCCGGCCATTCGCGCCTCGTCATTTATAACGATACGCTCGACGACCCCGTCGGCATGGTCCACATCCGCGACCTCATCGGCTACATGACGGCGCACGCGACCATCGATCCGGCCAAGAACGCCAAGCGGCGCAAGCCGCTGCCCGCTGGCCTCGATCTCAAGGCGATCAACCTGGCGACGCCTCTGACGGCCGCCAAGATCGTCCGCGAAGTCCTGTTCGTGCCGCCGTCGGCGCGCGTCATGGATCTGCTGGCGCGTATGCAGGCCAAACAAATTCACCTCGCGCTCGTCATCGACGAATATGGCGGCACCGATGGCCTCATCTCGATCGAGGACATTGTCGAACAGATCGTCGGCGAGATCGCCGACGAGCACGATGAAGACGATGCCGCGGATATCGTGCGCCAGCCGGACGGCTCCTATGTTGCCGATGCGCGCGCCTCGCTCGAGGATGTCGTTGCGACTTTGGGCAAAGACTTTGTCGTTGACGAGGACATTGCCGAGGAAGTCGACACGCTTGGCGGCTATCTGACGACGCGCGCCGGCCGCCTGCCATTGCGCGGCGAATTGATCCCCGGCCCCGGCCTGTTCGAGTTCGAAGTGCTCGATGCCGATCCGCGCCGCGTCAAGCGGGTGCGCATCTCACGGCTGACCGAGAAGCGCCAGAAGCCGCGCGAGCCGAAGAAGCGGGGCGAGCCCGATGCGGTGCTGGCCGGTGTCGCGCCGCCGCAGCTCAACCTCGATGCGCCGCCCAAGGACGCGGGCTCGCAGAACCCATCGCGGTCCTGATCTTGGCCGGCACCATCACACGAATTGCTCACGCGATCCTGCTTGCCGACGGATGGCGCCGCGCGGGCATTGCCCTTGCCGCTGGCGCGGCCTCGGCACTGGCGATGGCGCCGTTCAACGCCTGGCCCATTCTGTTCGTTACTATTCCGATCGCGGTCTGGCTGATCGACGGCTCGGCCTCAGGCCGCTGGAGCGGCGCGTGGTCGGCGGCGATCGCCGGATGGTGCTTCGGTTTCGGTTATTTCGTCGCCGGTGTTTACTGGGTGGGCTACGCCTTCCTCGTCGACGCCAAGACATTCGGTTGGCTGTTGCCGGTCGCCGTCGCCGGTCTGCCGGCTTATCTCGCGCTCTATACCGCGCTCGGCTTTGCCGCGGCGCGATTCCTTTGGGTCCGCGGGCCCGAACGGCTATTTGCCTTTGCCATTGCGATGGCCTGCGGCGAATGGCTGCGCGGCCACATGCTCACCGGCTTTCCGTGGAATGCATTTGGCTATGCGCTGACGCAACCATTGCCCATGGCGCAAAGCGTGTCGCTGGTCGGCATCTGGGGCCTGACGTTCCTGGCGCTGCTCATTTTCGCAACGCCGGCGACGTTGGCTGACGATCCGGTGGATACACCGCGGCCTTACCGGCCGGTGGCGCTGGCGGTGGTCGCGCTGGCTGGATTGTTCGCGTTCGGCGCGGCGCGGTTGTCCATGCATCCGACTGCCTATGTGAAGGATCTGAAGCTGCGCATCATGCAGCCGAACTTGCAGCAGGATGCGCGTTTCAACTACAGCGCCAAGAACGAAGTGATGGCGCGTTATCTCGCGCTGTCGGATCGCGCCACCGGACCGCAGTCGAATGGCGTGAAAGACGCCAACATCCTGATCTGGCCGGAATCGGCGTTTCCGTTTTTTCTCACACGCGAACCGGACGCACTGGCGCAGATCGTCAACCTGATCAAACCGGGGACCTCACTCATCACCGGCGCGGTGCGCCCGGGCAATGCCACCGGCGCCAAGGGGCCCCGCGCCTATAATTCGATCTACGTGATCGATCCCGACGGCTCGATCCGCGGCATCTACGACAAACTGCATCTGGTGCCGTTCGGCGAATTCCTTCCCTTCCAGAACTTCATGGAGCGGCTTGGCTTTCAGCAACTGACCAAGGAAGTCGGCGGCTTTCTCACCGGCAGCCGGCGCCGTGCGATGGATGTGCCCGGCGCCCCGCCGATGCTGCCGCTGATCTGCTACGAGGCTGTGTTCCCGGACGAAGTCATGACCGAAGGTCAGCGTCCCGGGTGGCTGATCAACCTCACCAATGACGGCTGGTTCGGTATCAGCAGCGGGCCTTACCAGCACTTTCATCAAGCGCGGGTTCTGGCCATAGCCGAGGGGTTGCCCATGGTACGCGCAGCCAATACCGGCATTTCCGGCGTGATCGACCCGCTCGGCCGTATCACGGCATCACTGCCTCTCGGTGTCGAAGGCGTCATCGACGCCAGCCTGCCGCGCGCGCTCGGTCCGACGGCTTTTAGCCATTATAGAAACACGCCATTTATTCTATTTTTGGTTGTATCTCTGGTATTCGTGGGCAGACGACGCTTTCGCGTTTAGAGTGTTGTGAGCGTTCGCCCCGGTTATGAAGTTGCTATGCGTGCAAATTATTTTTTCGCGAGCTCGGGCTTACCTACATCAAAAAGATGTAAAACCCTTTGAAATTTCTACGGTATTTTGAACAACTCGCCCTCTTGGCGTTATTGCCTGCCGCTGAAATCATGGATTGATTTGCCGGGCGAACATGTGACATTACGTTTGGCGATAGTTTCATAGGAGATATTTATGGCCAAGAAGGCACCTAATCCGATCGACAAACATGTCGGTTCGCGCGTGCGTATGCGCCGGATGATGCTGAGTATGAGCCAGGAAAAACTCGGTGACGCTCTCGGCCTCACCTTCCAGCAAGTGCAGAAGTACGAGAAGGGCACGAATCGGATCGGCGCCAGCCGTTTGCAGGCGATCGCCAATATCCTGCAAGTACCGGTTTCATTCTTCTTCGAAGGCGCGCCCCACGGCCCAGGCGGCCACGTCAGCACCGGCATGTCGGAAGCGCCGTCACCCGCCTACGTATCGGACTTCCTTGCCACCTCGGACGGCCTGTCTCTGACCAAGTCGTTCATGCGCATCAAGAGCTCGAAGCTCCGCCGCCGCATCGTCGATCTGGTCGAGCAGATCGCCGGCGACGAATAGACCATCAGGTCAGCAGACCTTTACAGACTGCAGCAAAGGCCGCCTCACGGCGGCCTTTCGTTTGGGCCCATTACCGCATGGCAAATCGTCCCGCCCTGCCCCTCTTTCAAAGAAGGGCTTTGCCCGTTTCATTCGGCCATCGGTACGGCTATTGCCCACGGCGGCCCGCACCTTGACGTTGCGAACGACCGCTGTAAGAACGGCCCCCCGACATACACCGGCGCGGCTCCCCCCGCGCCAAAGGGGGAGATCAGCGTGGCTCACAAGAACTTTCTTTTCACCAGCGAATCGGTTTCCGAAGGCCATCCGGATAAGGTCTGCGACCAGATCTCCGACGCGGTGTTGGACGCCTTTCTGGCCAACGACATCAAGCTAGGCATCGCTGATGACAGCGCGGTGAACACGCGCCTCGGCTGCGAAACGCTGGCCACCACCAACAAGATCGTCATTGCCGGCGAAGGCCGCGGCCAGGCGCCGTTCTTCCGCAAGCACGGCGACAAGGTCGTCGTCGACCGCGAATACATCACCCAGATCGCGCGCGATGTCGTCAAGGACATCGGCTACGACCAGGATGGTTTCTCCTTCTACGGCGCCGACGTCGAGGTGCTGCTGCACGGCCAATCGCCCGACATCGCCATGGGCGTCGATGCCAAGAAGAAGAAATCGGGTGAGGAAGAAGGCGCTGGCGACCAGGGCATGATGTTCGGCTTCGCCTGCACCGAGAGCGAAGTCTACGAGAAGAACTCGTTCATGCCGGCGCCGATCTATTTCGCACACAAGATCCTGCGCTCGCTGTCCGAAAAGCGCCACTCCAAGGCGCTGCCGGATTTGCAGCCCGACGCCAAGAGCCAGGTGACGGTGCGCTATGTCGACGGCAAGCCGGTCGGCTGCACCAAGGTCGTCGTGTCGACCCAGCACAATGAGAAGAGCCGCAACGGCAAGAAGTACACGCCGGGCATGGTCAAGGACATGATCGAGCAGACCGTGACCCAGGCGCTGCCGAAGGGCTGGATGCCGGAGAAGTCCTCGGACTTCCTGGTCAACCCGACCGGCAACTTCGTCATCGGCGGTCCGGACGGCGACTGCGGCCTCACCGGCCGCAAGATCATCGTCGATACTTACGGTGGCTACGCGCCGCATGGCGGCGGCGCCTTCTCCGGCAAGGACCCGACCAAGGTCGACCGCTCGGCCGCTTACGCCGCGCGTTACCTCGCCAAGAACGTGGTCGCCGCCGGTCTTGCCGAACGCTGCACCATCCAGGTCGCCTACGCCATCGGCGTTGCCGACCCGATGTCGCTGCTGGTCGACACCCACGGCACCGGCAAGGTCGATGAGAAGAAGCTGGAGAAGATCCTGCCGCAGCTCTTCCGCCTGACGCCGACCAATATCCGCCGCACGCTCAAGCTGAACAAGCCGATCTACCGCCGCACCGCCGCTTACGGCCACTTCGGCCGCGCGCCGGAAAAGGACGGCGGCTTCTCGTGGGAGCGGACCGATCTCGCCGCGCAGCTCAAGAGCGCTTTCAAGTAACCGGTCACTCGACCGGTCATCCCCGCGAAGGCGAGGATCCAGCAATTAG
The Pseudolabrys sp. FHR47 genome window above contains:
- a CDS encoding RES family NAD+ phosphorylase; amino-acid sequence: MPSRRVTWPKAWRIIASRFPPIDLFERVSDDPKVWDALIALEQMTNPRLRDEAGEISLVPTERRVSGANASWVMAAFTHINKRGSRFSDGTFGVYYAADTLETAIAETVYHFGIFAADSGDPARREDMRVLVGALDHEFEDIFALDDDIKAGLLDSVSYSKSQPYAVARRDAGSDGFVYPSVRRTGFECVAAFWPDVVGIPVQERHLQYEWDGARVRRYFDYSLERWIDLP
- a CDS encoding MbcA/ParS/Xre antitoxin family protein, translating into MNAKLQKADFLPVEAHDLAMQGFFGIMSRWDADNKVMRAVLGSPAERTFFDWKKGRVARLPNDTLRRIGYVAGIWKALQIVYSDPQLADSWVNRPNRAFGGQTPLARMAAGDVTDLAAVRDYIDAARSPWS
- the miaB gene encoding tRNA (N6-isopentenyl adenosine(37)-C2)-methylthiotransferase MiaB: MNRPRKVHVKSFGCQMNVYDSHRMADTLAPEGYVETQLPAEADLIILNTCHIREKAVDKVYSEIGRMRELKDQAELEGRRMLIAVAGCVAQAEGEEIVRRTDSVDVVVGSQNYHKLPALIARALDGEKIVDTEFPAEDKFDALAQPSPQAIAKRGISAFVTVQEGCDKFCTFCVVPYTRGAEISRPVAKVLADIERLAANGVREISLIGQNVNAYHGVDANGDAVTLGALMRRIARVPGIARLRYMTSHPRDMLSPVCDDLIAAHGDLPELMPYVHLPVQAGSDRILAAMNRKHTRKEYMTAIERLRAARPDIAFTSDFIVGFPGETEADFRETLSLAEEVNFAMAYTFSYSPRPGTPAAKLDDQVPNAEKHERLLRLQAVIDRQWKAFNGSFAGKTMEILLEKPGKLTGQLVGRSPYLQSVHVMAQPSLIGQIVPVRITDIGTNTLFGELADTTRAPALASLGA
- a CDS encoding PhoH family protein; translated protein: MRTPDPVIPAAAVSDETATTQVVLAFEDNKLASVLFGQYGQNLALVERKLGVKADSRGNHVTLEGSRGGVEQARHVLEGLYEQIKRGHDLSSGDVEGAIRQAIAQGSLFDFDSSQPRQAFEEINLRKRPVRARTAAQDAYMRALKRHSLVFGIGPAGTGKTWLAVAQAIQMFERKEVDRIILSRPAVEAGERLGFLPGDMREKVDPYLRPIYDALHDLMDPRIVERALEQGDIEIAPLAFMRGRTLANACVILDEAQNTTSMQMKMFLTRLGENSRMIITGDPSQVDLPNGQVSGLAEATRLLKGVEGIGMVEFGAADVIRHELVQRIVEAYDRAGTSRETRK
- the ybeY gene encoding rRNA maturation RNase YbeY, which gives rise to MTPVTADIVVESDLWGAEPEAEATVATAISAAAEFLKSLPSTRGGEVSILLSDDSEVRDINRQFRGLDKPTNVLSFPAANTPATQGHLGDIVIAYETLRRECEAEDRLFLHHLAHLTVHGFLHLIGYDHETDAQADEMEALESRIMISMDMPDPWRDALPARDLQHGDA
- a CDS encoding hemolysin family protein, which translates into the protein MPDSDPTSTNLPFDARNLPVPVPAKRDSDGNWFVRVFRSVFGSRASTIRADLTDVLDAMTPGESGFSPEESRMLKNILGLRERRVVDVMVPRADIIAVQQDIQLGDLLMVFEKAGHSRLVIYNDTLDDPVGMVHIRDLIGYMTAHATIDPAKNAKRRKPLPAGLDLKAINLATPLTAAKIVREVLFVPPSARVMDLLARMQAKQIHLALVIDEYGGTDGLISIEDIVEQIVGEIADEHDEDDAADIVRQPDGSYVADARASLEDVVATLGKDFVVDEDIAEEVDTLGGYLTTRAGRLPLRGELIPGPGLFEFEVLDADPRRVKRVRISRLTEKRQKPREPKKRGEPDAVLAGVAPPQLNLDAPPKDAGSQNPSRS
- the lnt gene encoding apolipoprotein N-acyltransferase, with the translated sequence MILAGTITRIAHAILLADGWRRAGIALAAGAASALAMAPFNAWPILFVTIPIAVWLIDGSASGRWSGAWSAAIAGWCFGFGYFVAGVYWVGYAFLVDAKTFGWLLPVAVAGLPAYLALYTALGFAAARFLWVRGPERLFAFAIAMACGEWLRGHMLTGFPWNAFGYALTQPLPMAQSVSLVGIWGLTFLALLIFATPATLADDPVDTPRPYRPVALAVVALAGLFAFGAARLSMHPTAYVKDLKLRIMQPNLQQDARFNYSAKNEVMARYLALSDRATGPQSNGVKDANILIWPESAFPFFLTREPDALAQIVNLIKPGTSLITGAVRPGNATGAKGPRAYNSIYVIDPDGSIRGIYDKLHLVPFGEFLPFQNFMERLGFQQLTKEVGGFLTGSRRRAMDVPGAPPMLPLICYEAVFPDEVMTEGQRPGWLINLTNDGWFGISSGPYQHFHQARVLAIAEGLPMVRAANTGISGVIDPLGRITASLPLGVEGVIDASLPRALGPTAFSHYRNTPFILFLVVSLVFVGRRRFRV
- a CDS encoding helix-turn-helix domain-containing protein, producing MAKKAPNPIDKHVGSRVRMRRMMLSMSQEKLGDALGLTFQQVQKYEKGTNRIGASRLQAIANILQVPVSFFFEGAPHGPGGHVSTGMSEAPSPAYVSDFLATSDGLSLTKSFMRIKSSKLRRRIVDLVEQIAGDE
- the metK gene encoding methionine adenosyltransferase; protein product: MAHKNFLFTSESVSEGHPDKVCDQISDAVLDAFLANDIKLGIADDSAVNTRLGCETLATTNKIVIAGEGRGQAPFFRKHGDKVVVDREYITQIARDVVKDIGYDQDGFSFYGADVEVLLHGQSPDIAMGVDAKKKKSGEEEGAGDQGMMFGFACTESEVYEKNSFMPAPIYFAHKILRSLSEKRHSKALPDLQPDAKSQVTVRYVDGKPVGCTKVVVSTQHNEKSRNGKKYTPGMVKDMIEQTVTQALPKGWMPEKSSDFLVNPTGNFVIGGPDGDCGLTGRKIIVDTYGGYAPHGGGAFSGKDPTKVDRSAAYAARYLAKNVVAAGLAERCTIQVAYAIGVADPMSLLVDTHGTGKVDEKKLEKILPQLFRLTPTNIRRTLKLNKPIYRRTAAYGHFGRAPEKDGGFSWERTDLAAQLKSAFK